CAGCAAAAATTCTTTTTCCCAGCTTTCAAGGCTTTCAAGTCCCATTTCATCCGCTTTATTCCTGACATATCCCCATTCCATTAAAAACTGCGACGGTTCGGAGGCCTCAAATTTTTTTCGTATGCCGTCGTCAAAGGCAGAATTTTTGTTATGCTTAAAATAGAAATATCCAAGCCCGTGCACAGGTTCATTGTCAAACCAAAAACTATTGTTCCTTGTTTCAGGCAAATTCCTCGGCATAGTCAAAGCTATATAATATTTAGGCGCCGTACATTTTTTAACCAAAGAATGAAGCTCGTCGACAGCCGCATTTTTGTATTCATAATTATCTGTGACTCGGCTGCCGACAAGCCCGCCCGTAAAATATGACGACGTGTTTAAAATAACCGTTGTATCAGTCTTATTGTTGCTTTCAACAAGTTTTCTAAGCTGTTCCCTAACCTTTGAACTGTCGGCAAACCTTCCTTCGCCGCCATCGGGAAAGTAATCCAAAAATGTTTCATCAACCGTATAAAAATTGTCGCCTGCCATTTCGGCAAGCTCGCCTAAATATTCAACGCTTACAGGCCTGCTGTCTATAGGGGCTGTTATAAGAGTCCCGCCAAACACAACGCTTACAGATACTATATTTACGGCAAAAGTTAAAACAGCCGTTAATAAACGTTTCATTACATTTTCCCCCTAAAGATAAAGTACAAATAAAATTTACGCTTTTAAAACCAGCAAGATTAAGTGCAGTACAGATTTGATTATAAAATCAAATTAGGACATAAATTAAAGTAATTTATAATTTGAAAATACAGATAAAAGTAATTAAATATACGATTTAAAATAAGGAAACAAAATTCTGTTTAAAATATCCCAATTAAAAATTAAGGAACACAAATCTTACTCATCCATTTGCATACGCCCTAAAACTTCTCCGCTCTTTGCATCTTTGCTTTCATATATCTAATTCGAATCACAGTTAATATACCTATTTAAAATTTATATCCACAGAAACAAACGATACATTCGGCATAACTCCTATGTAATTAAAATCAGTTTACAAGAGCACACACGCTTTTAACGGACGTTAGCGGCGCAATAACTGTGTTAAAGCCCTTGCCGTAGGAGCCTGCCGCCCGCGCGTCTTTTCCTTGCCCTTACGCCGCTAACATCCGTTAAAACCATCAGGACTCACACGGAAAAATTTTTTGCAGTTCAAGGCGTATACGCGCCGGCATAGCAAATCCTACGGCAAGCGTATTACAACACGGAAATGCGGGAAATTTTTCCTTGTGGAGCATGTGCCCTTGTAAACTGAAGCTATGATTAACATAAAATATATGCGTATAATAAATTGCTTCAATACAAAATTCAGGAGAATACCAATAAACTCTCAATATAAAACTAAATCGTAAACTTTACTTCACTATTTCGCAACGGTTAAGTTATTTATTTAATTCCTGAGTCTGCCCTCATTTAATTTTTTAATTCAGCCTAACGGTCTTTATTTTCATTGATAATATCATTGTATCCCTTAATTACTTCCAATACATCTGAATTGTAGTCAACGTTCATCCTAAGCATAACAGGATATTTATCCAAATCAGGAATTTGTTCCCATGCCCATACAAACTGCATTGCACAACCAATATCATTAATAATTTCCAAAGATTCTTCCGTATAAACTCCTGATGGATATACATAATACCACATTCTCGGACCAAGCTTTTCATCAATAAGCTTTTGCGCAAATTCATAATCATGCGCAAGCTGTTCCGAAGTTAAGGAAGTAATTTTTACATGCGACTTTCCATGCAGATGAATATCAATCAGCCCTCCGTCCTCCATAACTTTAAGCTGAGGCCAACTTAAAAAAAGATCGTTTCCATGACGGTAAGGCGTTTCCTTAGAAGCGTCTGTTATTATATAAATTTCAGCCGGAATATTATACTTATGAAGTATTGGATAAGCCAATTCGTAAACCGAAGTATATCCGTCGTCAAATTGTATAATTACAGGCTTTTCAGGCAGGGTTCCTCCACTTTTCTGGCCTTCAATCCATTCGTCGGTTGTTATAAACGCATAGCCGTTTTCAAGAAGTTTTTTAAGATCCTTTTCAAATTTCTCAGGCGTAGTTGTCCAACTACCGGTTTGAGAAACATCAGTTGTTAAATGATGATAAGTAAGGACGGGACATGATTCCGGCTTTTTCCCAACTTTTTTTCTGTTAATTTCATTTTGATTTATTAGCATTTCCGAAGGCGTTTCATCGCCTATGATAACATTTGCTTCACTTCCCTGTAAAACATCCGGCTCCTGCACCTCGCCTGCAAACGCCGGAACGGTAAACGCCATAGAAAATAAAAGCAAAAAAGATAAATATTTTTTCATACTATCCTCCTGTAAAAATCAGACATAAAAGGTTGTAATTTATCCCATCCATATTATTTTCCACAGTTTTTACAAAATGTCAATAGAACGAATATTACAAATTTATTAAGCAAAGCTTCAAGATTGAATTTGCAAAATCCCGCTTTAAAAATGTAAGGCAATAAGTTTTTCTCTGAATTTCAAATATATTTTCCGCTGATAAAAAATTATTATTATATTAAAATTCTTCTATTCAAATCATAGCTAGCAAAAATATTATTGTATATTTCTACAACAGAAAACATATTGCCATAAAAATAAAATAAACATTATTCGGTTATTGCCGCATATATACGAGCCATAAATTCCGGAAACTATAACAGACGCATACGAAAGTTTAATACTGGAAATATCAACTATTGCTTACGTCGAATATAAATGAAAAAAGGTATGCCTTATGACATAAAAACATCATTTGGCATACCAGTTTTTTTAGTATTAGTTCATTGCCTTTGCAACTTCATCAGCAAAATTTTCTTCTTTCTTTTCAAGGCCTTCGCCTGTTTCAAAGCGTACAAAACGCGCAACCTTTATCGGCGCGCCTACAGTTTTTGCAACGGATTCAATATACTGTTTAACAGTCATATCGCCGTCTTTAACATAAGGCTGCTCAATAAGGCAAAATTCTTTCAATTCTTTTGCAAGCCTTCCCGTAATCATCTTTTCGATTATATTTTCAGGTTTGCCGGCATTTTTAGGATCTTCCATAGCCTGTTTTGTAAGGATTTCTTTTTCATGGTTAACAAATTCTTCCGGAACATCTTCCGTAGCAATAAATTTAGGATTTAAAGCCGCAATCTGCATTGCAAGGTTTTTACCAAGCTCAACAAGTTCGTCCGCCTCTTTATCGCATGCAAGTTCAATTAAAACGCCGATTCTTCCTGCTCCGTGAATGTAAGATACAAGTTTTCCGCTGCCTGATTTTTCAAACTTTTCAAAACGCCTGATCTGTAAGTTTTCACCGATAACCGCAACTTTTTGGCTGAGAGCGTCGGCAACAGTTAAGCTTGTGTCAAATTTCCATGGCTCTGCAAGCATTGCTTCCGCATCTTTAGCATCTGTTGCAATAGCATGTTCGGCAACCTGCGCAACATATTCCTGAAACACAGGGTTTTTAGCAACAAAGTCTGTTTCGGAGTTAACTTCAACAACTACGCCGGCTTTATTGTCATCGGCAACAAGAACCGTAACAATGCCTTCGGCCGCAATACGTCCTGCTTTTTTCTGTGAAGCGGCAAGCCCCTTTTCCCTTAAATATTCAACGGCCTTGTCCATGTCCCCATCTGTTTCAGCTAAAGCTTTTTTACAGTCAAGCATGCCAACGCCTGTCATTTCTCTTAATTCTTTAACCATTGCAGCAGTAATAGCCATATTTTTTTCCTCCTAGTGTATTATAATATATCTTTCCAAAAAACGGCCCAGCCCCTAAACCGTAGGCTGAAGCCGTTTAATTAATATTCAGTATAAAAATTATTCAGCCTGAGCCGCTTCATCCGCTTCTTCAGCCAATTCTTCCTGCTCGCCCTGTTTTGCCTCGAGCACGGCATCGGCAATCTTTCCTGCTATAAGTTTTACGGCACGGATAGCATCGTCGTTTCCAGGGATAACAAAGTCAACTTCTTCAGGATCACAGTTTGTATCAACAATAGCAACTACAGGAATACCAAGTGTATGCGCTTCCTGAATAGCAATCCTTTCTTTGCGTGGATCCACTACGAACATAACGTCAGGTATTTTTTTCATTTCTTTGATTCCGCCAAGGTTCTTTTCAAGCTTTTCCATTTCATGAAGAAGATTTGCAACTTCTTTTTTAGGAAGAACTTCAAATACACCCTCTTCCTGCATTTTTTCAAGTTCCTTTAACCTAGCGATCCTTGTTTTGATTGTTTCAAAGTTTGTAAGCATGCCGCCGAGCCATCTCTGGTTTACATAGTACATTCCGCATCTAACGGCTTCTTCTTTGATTGAATCCTGGGCCTGCTTCTTTGTGCCTACAAAAAGTATTTCTCCGCCGTCTGCGATAATGTCGGAAACTGCGAAATAAGCTTCGTCAACTTTCTTAACTGTTTTCTGAAGATCGATGATGTAAATTCCGTTTCTTTCAGCAAAGATATATGGAGCCATTTTAGGGTTCCATCTTCTTGTCTGATGACCGAAATGCACGCCTGCTTCTAAAAGCTGTTTCATTGAAATAATACTCATTATATTTCCTCCTGTGTCGGTTAATCCTCCCCATTTTCATAGTTCGGCAACCCTGTCGGAGGGCACCGGCCGAATATTAAAAATAGGTGTGTTATCAGTAACGCCTGATATTATATCACATTTGTCACAAACTTACAAGCACAAATTTTAAAAACGCCATATATAAAAATACAGCGCCAATATATGTTTTGCTTAAAGCCTACAATAAATTCATGAAATTTTATTTTTTCAACGCAATTAAAAACAAATACCATATGAACGTTAACAGAACGTACATTTAATAAGTTTAGTACGTTTTACCCTAAAATATATAAAATTAAATCTATCCGGTATAAAATAATTGTTCATATATGCAGAAATTGCAGTCAATAAAAGTTCTATAAAACAGCCGCGACTTTCAATACGGAAAATCCGCATGAAAATCACGGCTGTTATTATTACATAAGCGTTAAAACATTTAAATACAATTTTAACATATTTTCAAAAGAATATCTGTGAATAAACAAATATTAAAGCATTTCAACTATAACGGTTGTTCCCATTCCTCCGCCTATGCAAAGGGTAGCCATGCCTTTTTTAGATTCGCGTTTCATCATCTCATAAAGAAGCGTAACCAGTATCCTTGCGCCCGATGCGCCGATAGGATGACCAAGCGCGATAGCGCCGCCGTTTACATTAACTTTATCCATGTTGAAACCAAGCTCCTTTGCAACGGCAATGCTTTGAGCCGCAAAAGCTTCGTTACACTCAATAAGATCCAAATCATCTATCGTAAGCCCCGCTTTGTCAAGCGCTTTCCTGCTTGCAAATATAGGCCCGATACCCATAATCGAAGGATCTACGCCTGCGCTTGCATAGCTTACAATTTTGGCAATAGGTTTAACGCCGAGCTCTTTAGCTTTATCGGCGCTCATAAGCACAAGCGCTGCCGCTCCGTCGTTAACGCCCGATGCATTTCCGGCAGTAACGGTTCCGCCGTCTTTCTTAAATGCTGGTTTAAGCTTGCTCAAGCCTTCCATTGTTGTCCCGTGTTTTGGATATTCGTCATCCGAAACAACAATTTCGCCTTTTCTTGTCTTAACCGTTACAGGAACTATTTCATCTTTGAATCTTCCGCTTTTCTGAGCCTCTTCAGCCCTCTTTTGGCTCCTTAAAGCAAATTCATCCTGCATTTGGCGGGTAATGCCGAACTTTTCAGCAACATTTTCGGCTGTAATTCCCATATGGTATTTATTAAACGCATCCGTAAGGCCGTCCCTTACCATACTGTCAACAATAACGCCGTCGTTCATCCT
Above is a window of Anaerotignum faecicola DNA encoding:
- a CDS encoding polysaccharide deacetylase family protein — encoded protein: MKKYLSFLLLFSMAFTVPAFAGEVQEPDVLQGSEANVIIGDETPSEMLINQNEINRKKVGKKPESCPVLTYHHLTTDVSQTGSWTTTPEKFEKDLKKLLENGYAFITTDEWIEGQKSGGTLPEKPVIIQFDDGYTSVYELAYPILHKYNIPAEIYIITDASKETPYRHGNDLFLSWPQLKVMEDGGLIDIHLHGKSHVKITSLTSEQLAHDYEFAQKLIDEKLGPRMWYYVYPSGVYTEESLEIINDIGCAMQFVWAWEQIPDLDKYPVMLRMNVDYNSDVLEVIKGYNDIINENKDR
- the tsf gene encoding translation elongation factor Ts, encoding MAITAAMVKELREMTGVGMLDCKKALAETDGDMDKAVEYLREKGLAASQKKAGRIAAEGIVTVLVADDNKAGVVVEVNSETDFVAKNPVFQEYVAQVAEHAIATDAKDAEAMLAEPWKFDTSLTVADALSQKVAVIGENLQIRRFEKFEKSGSGKLVSYIHGAGRIGVLIELACDKEADELVELGKNLAMQIAALNPKFIATEDVPEEFVNHEKEILTKQAMEDPKNAGKPENIIEKMITGRLAKELKEFCLIEQPYVKDGDMTVKQYIESVAKTVGAPIKVARFVRFETGEGLEKKEENFADEVAKAMN
- the rpsB gene encoding 30S ribosomal protein S2, which translates into the protein MSIISMKQLLEAGVHFGHQTRRWNPKMAPYIFAERNGIYIIDLQKTVKKVDEAYFAVSDIIADGGEILFVGTKKQAQDSIKEEAVRCGMYYVNQRWLGGMLTNFETIKTRIARLKELEKMQEEGVFEVLPKKEVANLLHEMEKLEKNLGGIKEMKKIPDVMFVVDPRKERIAIQEAHTLGIPVVAIVDTNCDPEEVDFVIPGNDDAIRAVKLIAGKIADAVLEAKQGEQEELAEEADEAAQAE
- a CDS encoding acetyl-CoA C-acetyltransferase; protein product: MREVVIASAVRTPIGSFQGAFSTVSAAELGTIVIKEALNRAGIKPEDVDDTYLGCVLQAGQYQGIARQAAVNAGIPVERPALCVNMLCGSGLRTVAMASQAIMCGDSDVIVCGGTENMTQAPYVLEKARGGYRMNDGVIVDSMVRDGLTDAFNKYHMGITAENVAEKFGITRQMQDEFALRSQKRAEEAQKSGRFKDEIVPVTVKTRKGEIVVSDDEYPKHGTTMEGLSKLKPAFKKDGGTVTAGNASGVNDGAAALVLMSADKAKELGVKPIAKIVSYASAGVDPSIMGIGPIFASRKALDKAGLTIDDLDLIECNEAFAAQSIAVAKELGFNMDKVNVNGGAIALGHPIGASGARILVTLLYEMMKRESKKGMATLCIGGGMGTTVIVEML